Proteins encoded within one genomic window of Microbacterium sp. zg-B185:
- a CDS encoding ABC transporter substrate-binding protein has protein sequence MPAHRRRSRRLLPILAALTTAALALSACAAQSGDATDGEEIVWAIEGANLSAGHMDPQTSQLDVSAMVQRVVLDSLVFQNADGTFSPWLATEWSVSDDGLAYTFQLRDDVKFHDGTPFDAAAVKANFDRIADPETASAQAASMLGADFYAGTEVVDEHTVTVRFTQPNAPFLQAASTANLGFYSPAVLETSADKLKAGGPDVTVGTGPFLLSEYVPDQEIVYTRNPDYAWGPDGAGVPQVDTLRVTIVPESAVRSGVVSSGEADLASQLPPSVVSELDAGLTVDAKSLPGLPYSLFLNEKYGVFGDERVRQAFSRAIDVDTAVETIYFGQFPRAWSVLGPATPGYDETLEGTWTYDQAAAGALLDEAGWTQRDADGYRVKDGQRLSARWIAWTPVPDDRAALANAIQADLKDVGFEIVREVLEPGAYNEQYEPKTFDLTDWGFSGVDADLLRSHLHTEGFQNASQVSDPALDELLTRAVAEGDADARAGIYREVQQWNAQHVAIVPLYVPSVITAVGAEVQGLTYDLYGRPLFYTASLG, from the coding sequence ATGCCTGCACACCGCCGACGCTCCCGTCGTCTGCTCCCGATCCTCGCAGCGCTCACGACCGCCGCGCTCGCGCTGAGTGCCTGCGCCGCGCAGAGCGGCGACGCCACGGACGGCGAAGAGATCGTCTGGGCGATCGAGGGGGCCAATCTCTCGGCTGGTCACATGGATCCCCAGACCAGCCAGCTGGATGTCTCCGCGATGGTGCAGCGCGTGGTCCTCGATTCGCTGGTATTCCAGAACGCCGATGGCACCTTCTCGCCCTGGCTCGCGACGGAATGGAGTGTGTCCGATGACGGGCTCGCCTACACGTTCCAGCTGCGTGATGACGTCAAGTTCCACGACGGCACACCCTTCGACGCGGCAGCGGTCAAGGCGAACTTCGACCGCATCGCCGACCCGGAGACCGCGTCGGCGCAGGCGGCCAGCATGCTCGGCGCCGACTTCTATGCGGGCACCGAGGTGGTCGATGAGCACACGGTGACGGTGCGCTTCACCCAGCCGAACGCTCCCTTCCTGCAGGCGGCGAGCACCGCGAACCTGGGGTTCTATTCGCCCGCCGTGTTGGAGACGAGCGCCGACAAGCTCAAGGCCGGTGGGCCGGACGTGACGGTGGGAACGGGCCCGTTCCTGCTGAGCGAGTACGTGCCCGACCAGGAGATCGTCTACACCCGCAACCCCGACTACGCCTGGGGTCCGGACGGAGCGGGCGTGCCGCAGGTCGATACCCTGCGCGTGACGATCGTGCCGGAGTCCGCGGTGCGGTCCGGAGTGGTCTCCAGCGGAGAAGCGGATCTGGCGAGCCAGCTGCCGCCGAGCGTCGTGTCCGAGCTCGACGCCGGCCTCACCGTCGACGCGAAGAGTCTGCCCGGGCTGCCCTACTCGCTGTTCCTCAACGAGAAGTACGGCGTCTTCGGCGATGAGCGCGTGCGGCAGGCCTTCTCTCGTGCGATCGACGTCGACACCGCCGTCGAGACGATCTACTTCGGTCAGTTCCCGCGGGCCTGGAGCGTTCTGGGGCCGGCGACGCCGGGCTATGACGAGACTCTCGAAGGCACCTGGACCTACGACCAGGCGGCCGCGGGGGCGCTGCTGGACGAGGCCGGCTGGACGCAGCGGGACGCCGACGGTTACCGCGTCAAGGACGGGCAGCGGCTTTCGGCGCGCTGGATCGCCTGGACCCCCGTGCCCGATGACCGCGCAGCGCTGGCCAACGCCATCCAGGCCGATCTGAAGGATGTCGGTTTCGAGATCGTACGGGAGGTGCTGGAGCCCGGCGCCTACAACGAGCAGTACGAGCCCAAGACCTTCGATCTGACCGACTGGGGCTTCTCCGGAGTCGACGCGGATCTGCTGCGCAGCCACCTGCACACCGAGGGATTCCAGAACGCATCGCAGGTCAGCGACCCCGCCCTGGACGAACTGCTCACCCGGGCCGTCGCCGAGGGCGACGCAGACGCTCGTGCCGGCATCTATCGCGAGGTCCAGCAGTGGAACGCGCAGCACGTCGCCATCGTGCCGCTCTACGTTCCGTCTGTGATCACGGCGGTGGGAGCGGAGGTTCAGGGTCTGACCTACGATCTGTACGGTCGTCCGCTGTTCTACACCGCCTCACTCGGCTGA
- a CDS encoding ABC transporter permease encodes MRRVWLVAASVVLLVVLGMAVAPGVFTSADPLATDLRAALLPPSAEHPFGTDQSGRDIFTRVVYGARISIGIGLAATVLAAVLGLLLGIAVGLAPRPVGAVAMRGVDVLLAFPEFLVALVVVAILGPGPVTVAVAVTIAAVPVYIRLARAHTRTLRQADHVEAAYLLGVSRPVAIARHVLPGVAGSLSVLATIGVGSAILAAAGLSFLGLGPTEPTPEWGLLLSGGRNVLGRAWWIAVFPGIAITLTVISLSALGRALRARAEGRRG; translated from the coding sequence ATGCGCCGGGTGTGGCTGGTCGCGGCATCGGTCGTCCTGCTCGTCGTACTGGGCATGGCCGTGGCGCCCGGCGTCTTCACCAGCGCGGATCCTCTGGCGACGGACCTGCGTGCGGCACTGCTGCCCCCGAGCGCGGAGCACCCGTTCGGCACCGACCAGAGCGGGCGCGACATCTTCACGCGGGTCGTGTACGGCGCCCGCATCTCGATCGGCATCGGGCTGGCAGCCACTGTCCTCGCCGCTGTCCTCGGGCTCCTGCTCGGTATCGCCGTCGGTCTGGCGCCGCGTCCGGTCGGCGCCGTCGCGATGCGCGGAGTCGATGTGCTGCTGGCGTTTCCGGAGTTCCTCGTGGCGCTGGTCGTGGTGGCGATCCTCGGCCCCGGGCCGGTGACGGTGGCGGTCGCCGTCACGATCGCCGCGGTGCCCGTGTACATCCGCCTTGCGCGCGCGCACACCCGCACGCTCCGGCAGGCCGATCATGTGGAGGCCGCGTACCTGCTCGGTGTGTCCCGGCCGGTGGCGATCGCACGGCACGTGCTGCCCGGTGTGGCCGGCTCGCTGAGCGTGCTGGCCACCATCGGCGTCGGCTCGGCGATCCTCGCCGCGGCCGGTCTGAGCTTCCTCGGGCTCGGGCCCACCGAGCCGACCCCGGAATGGGGGCTCCTGCTGTCGGGCGGCCGGAACGTGCTGGGGCGAGCCTGGTGGATCGCGGTCTTCCCGGGCATCGCGATCACCCTGACGGTGATCTCGCTGAGCGCGCTCGGGCGGGCGCTGCGGGCCCGCGCCGAGGGGCGGCGCGGATGA
- a CDS encoding ABC transporter permease, giving the protein MSTPRMPRRSLLRIAEIVGGILLVLWGAATLAFLTMRIVPGDPVDVMLGPQAQVSQAVKDSIRTELGLDRPAIAQYLDYLAGLLRGDLGESYQLRMPVTEVIGRQLFPTLQLAALALVLALLIALAVVLLARGRRAGAVVAAAELVILSSPVFWIGLVLLTVFSFTLGWFPVSGSRGFAALVLPAVTLALPCAALLGQVLRDGIEQAERQPFALTVRARGAGGSRLLLRHTLRHGSTGALTLAGYLVGSLLGGAVLVETVFARAGLGRVTLTAITDRDLPVVAGVIMLSAVVFVVVHLLVDLAYPLLDPRLRSHAAPIGVTPARMPEPV; this is encoded by the coding sequence ATGAGCACGCCCAGGATGCCCCGGCGATCGCTGCTGCGCATCGCGGAGATCGTCGGAGGCATCCTCCTGGTGCTGTGGGGTGCGGCAACCCTCGCCTTCCTGACGATGCGGATCGTCCCCGGTGACCCGGTGGATGTCATGCTCGGCCCGCAGGCGCAGGTTTCGCAGGCCGTGAAGGACTCCATCCGGACCGAGCTCGGCCTGGACCGTCCCGCGATCGCGCAGTACCTGGATTACCTCGCGGGGCTGCTGCGCGGGGACCTCGGCGAGTCGTACCAGTTGCGGATGCCGGTGACCGAGGTGATCGGCCGTCAGCTCTTTCCGACCCTCCAGCTCGCCGCGCTCGCGCTGGTGTTGGCCCTCCTGATCGCGCTCGCCGTCGTGCTGCTCGCCCGCGGCCGTCGCGCCGGTGCGGTCGTGGCCGCCGCCGAGCTGGTGATCCTCTCCTCGCCGGTGTTCTGGATCGGGCTCGTGCTGCTCACGGTCTTCTCGTTCACTCTCGGCTGGTTCCCTGTGTCCGGTTCGCGTGGCTTCGCCGCGCTGGTGCTGCCGGCCGTCACGCTCGCGCTTCCCTGTGCGGCGCTGCTGGGCCAGGTGCTGCGCGACGGAATCGAGCAGGCCGAGCGCCAGCCCTTCGCCCTCACGGTGCGTGCGCGGGGAGCCGGCGGCTCGCGGCTGCTGCTGCGTCACACGCTGCGCCACGGCTCGACCGGAGCCCTCACTCTGGCCGGCTACCTCGTCGGATCGCTGCTGGGCGGAGCGGTGCTCGTGGAGACGGTGTTCGCCCGCGCGGGGCTGGGGCGCGTGACGCTCACCGCCATCACCGACCGGGACCTGCCCGTGGTGGCGGGTGTGATCATGCTCAGCGCCGTGGTGTTCGTCGTGGTGCACCTGCTGGTCGACCTGGCCTACCCGCTCCTGGATCCGCGCTTGCGTTCGCACGCGGCACCGATCGGCGTGACGCCCGCCCGGATGCCGGAGCCGGTCTGA
- a CDS encoding pentapeptide repeat-containing protein, with the protein MARASLPLSPRISAPDLPARLDPAVLGARVDLLGALVQGTTGDLDAPDAHVSESILRDLDLGRFDFRRARLSDVDISGLCAVAATASESRWQTVRIDGGRIATLDLSRSTLSGVEIRGTRIDYLTLAGSDASDLNFVDCTIGALDAPQATLRRVAFSGCRVTEVDNRGWRTENVDLRGLEGANYLDMAALRGTTLSERQVSWLGRAFAEAVGVDVRD; encoded by the coding sequence ATGGCCCGTGCATCGCTCCCCCTCTCCCCGCGCATCAGCGCCCCGGATCTTCCCGCGCGGCTTGATCCGGCGGTGCTGGGCGCACGGGTCGATCTTCTCGGCGCTCTCGTACAGGGAACGACCGGAGATCTGGACGCGCCGGACGCGCACGTGAGCGAGAGCATCCTGCGGGATCTCGATCTCGGCCGTTTCGATTTCCGCCGCGCGCGGTTGAGCGATGTCGACATCTCCGGGCTCTGCGCAGTCGCGGCCACAGCATCCGAGTCGCGCTGGCAGACCGTCCGGATCGACGGCGGCCGCATCGCCACGCTGGATCTCTCACGCAGCACCCTCTCCGGCGTCGAGATCCGCGGTACGCGCATCGACTACCTCACCCTGGCGGGCTCCGATGCCTCGGATCTGAACTTCGTCGACTGCACCATCGGCGCGCTGGATGCCCCGCAGGCGACTCTGCGCAGGGTGGCGTTCTCCGGGTGCCGCGTCACCGAGGTCGACAACCGCGGGTGGCGCACCGAGAACGTCGATCTGCGCGGCCTCGAGGGTGCCAACTACCTCGACATGGCTGCGCTGCGCGGCACCACCCTCAGCGAGCGGCAGGTCTCATGGCTCGGCCGCGCCTTTGCCGAGGCGGTCGGTGTCGACGTCCGGGACTGA
- a CDS encoding ABC transporter ATP-binding protein — protein MSALEVRGLRIVMDGRVIVDGVELSVAPGECLAIVGESGAGKSMTAHALLGLAPDRATVTADVLSVDGVDVSTADERAWRGVRGSRIALVSQDALVSLDPLRRIGREIEEPLEIHTGDTRARRRERAVAALESVSMPDASRRVEAYSHELSGGLRQRALIASALVTNPRIVVADEPTTALDATVQLRILQLLREIVDAGTALVVISHDLAAVAHVADRIAVMRAGKIVEEGATAEVLVGPRHPHTRELVAAWRTRTPPRSEPSGQIVLAAQGLSKSFAGSGTVVHDVSLALRRGSTLGIVGESGSGKTTLARLLMGIESPDAGEVTLEGAMWNPATEARRRPSRSRIQLVHQNPRAAFDPRWSIGRSLSEALRAGGVARAASRHRVAALLEQVELDPGIALRRPGEVSGGQRQRAAIARALAVGPDILILDEPVSALDASVQVTVLALLNRLQRETGIAMILISHDLRVVAAVADEIMVMRDGRVVEAGSTAEVFRQPRHPFTRALLRAGKMDGADRGDAPGGVRGYNRLSSADPAITGELPEEQGASPQ, from the coding sequence ATGAGCGCCCTGGAGGTTCGCGGTCTGCGGATCGTGATGGATGGGCGCGTCATCGTGGACGGCGTCGAATTGTCTGTGGCGCCGGGGGAGTGCCTGGCGATCGTGGGGGAGTCCGGCGCGGGCAAATCGATGACCGCGCACGCCCTCCTCGGCCTTGCCCCCGATCGGGCCACCGTCACCGCCGACGTGCTCTCGGTAGACGGAGTGGATGTCAGCACAGCGGATGAACGCGCCTGGCGCGGAGTGCGCGGATCGCGGATCGCCCTGGTGTCGCAGGATGCGCTGGTCTCCCTCGACCCGTTGCGTCGCATCGGCCGCGAGATCGAGGAACCGCTGGAGATCCACACCGGCGACACACGAGCGCGACGACGTGAACGCGCCGTGGCGGCGCTCGAATCCGTCTCGATGCCCGATGCGTCCCGGCGCGTCGAGGCGTACTCCCACGAGCTCTCCGGGGGTCTCAGGCAGCGCGCGCTGATCGCGTCGGCGCTGGTCACGAACCCGCGCATCGTCGTGGCAGATGAACCCACGACCGCGCTGGACGCGACCGTGCAGCTGCGGATCCTGCAGCTGCTGCGCGAGATCGTGGATGCCGGAACCGCCCTGGTCGTGATCAGCCACGACCTCGCTGCCGTCGCGCACGTCGCCGACCGGATCGCGGTCATGCGGGCCGGGAAGATCGTGGAGGAGGGCGCGACCGCCGAGGTGCTGGTCGGCCCGAGGCACCCGCACACCCGTGAGCTCGTCGCTGCGTGGCGCACCCGCACCCCGCCCCGCTCCGAGCCGTCCGGACAGATCGTGCTGGCCGCGCAGGGGCTCAGCAAGAGCTTCGCCGGGAGCGGGACGGTGGTCCACGACGTGTCGCTCGCTCTGCGACGCGGGAGCACGCTGGGGATCGTGGGCGAATCCGGATCGGGCAAGACCACTCTGGCCCGCCTCCTGATGGGGATCGAGTCGCCGGACGCCGGAGAGGTGACGCTGGAAGGCGCGATGTGGAACCCGGCCACCGAAGCACGGCGGCGGCCCTCGCGCAGCCGCATCCAACTCGTGCATCAGAACCCCCGGGCCGCGTTCGATCCGCGCTGGAGCATCGGTCGTTCGCTGTCCGAGGCTCTTCGTGCGGGCGGGGTCGCCCGTGCCGCCAGCAGGCACCGTGTCGCCGCACTGCTCGAGCAGGTGGAACTCGATCCGGGCATCGCCCTGCGCCGCCCGGGGGAGGTCTCCGGCGGACAGCGTCAGCGCGCGGCGATCGCACGTGCGCTCGCCGTCGGACCCGACATCCTGATCCTCGACGAGCCGGTCTCCGCGCTGGATGCCTCGGTGCAGGTCACTGTGCTCGCCCTGCTGAACCGTCTGCAGCGCGAGACGGGGATAGCGATGATCCTGATCTCCCACGACCTGCGGGTGGTCGCGGCCGTCGCCGACGAGATCATGGTGATGCGGGATGGCCGCGTCGTGGAAGCGGGGTCAACTGCGGAGGTCTTCCGCCAGCCGCGGCATCCGTTCACCCGCGCGCTGCTGCGCGCGGGGAAGATGGACGGAGCCGATCGGGGAGACGCGCCGGGCGGCGTGCGTGGGTACAATCGACTCAGCAGCGCAGATCCGGCCATCACCGGGGAGCTTCCGGAAGAACAGGGCGCGAGCCCCCAGTAG